In one window of Streptomyces griseus subsp. griseus DNA:
- the mycP gene encoding type VII secretion-associated serine protease mycosin, which produces MTRPTSSTASSPARHLLTTAAATAVLLIALPVPAAAADDATQCTFDGEKYPGRPWSLQRVLLDELWKQSTGKGVRVAVIDTGVDVKNPQLTPAVDVKAGKNFLPRKLRTEDGREIERGKENGTTDTVGHGTKVAGIIAAREAKGTGFTGLAPDATIIPIQQNDAHGNGTADTLVRAILYAADTAKAHIINISQDTADAVAPTPRLEQAIDHALTKNIVVIASAGNDGVGGNVKRTYPASYEGVLAVASSDRNNERAYFSQAGPFVGIAAPGVDMISTVPGGGHCADNGTSFSAPYVAGVAALIKAKHPDWTQRQIVAQLQQTAERSVAGHDRHVGWGVVDPVRALTEDDKPIDRPVASEGMSKGEAPTTAQLQLGETADERNARLATYVVVGGGVLVAAIAGAAVAVRDMRRRTRRLAGDS; this is translated from the coding sequence ATGACGCGCCCCACGTCTTCTACCGCGTCCTCCCCGGCCAGGCACCTCCTGACCACAGCGGCGGCCACCGCGGTCCTCCTGATCGCCCTGCCGGTCCCTGCGGCCGCCGCGGACGACGCGACCCAGTGCACGTTCGACGGAGAGAAGTACCCGGGCCGCCCCTGGTCGTTGCAGCGCGTCCTCCTGGACGAGCTGTGGAAGCAGTCCACCGGAAAGGGGGTACGGGTCGCCGTCATCGACACCGGCGTCGATGTGAAGAACCCCCAGCTGACCCCCGCCGTGGACGTCAAGGCCGGCAAGAACTTCCTGCCGAGGAAGCTCAGGACCGAGGACGGCCGGGAGATCGAACGCGGCAAGGAGAACGGCACCACGGACACCGTGGGCCACGGCACCAAGGTGGCCGGCATCATCGCCGCCCGCGAGGCGAAGGGCACGGGCTTCACCGGCCTCGCCCCCGACGCGACGATCATCCCGATCCAGCAGAACGACGCCCACGGCAACGGAACTGCGGACACGTTGGTCCGGGCCATCCTCTACGCCGCCGACACGGCGAAGGCCCACATCATCAACATCTCCCAGGACACGGCCGACGCCGTCGCACCGACACCACGCCTGGAGCAGGCGATCGACCACGCCCTGACCAAGAACATCGTGGTCATCGCCTCGGCGGGCAACGACGGAGTCGGCGGCAACGTGAAGCGGACCTACCCCGCTTCGTACGAGGGCGTCCTCGCCGTCGCCTCCTCGGACCGCAACAACGAACGCGCCTACTTCTCCCAGGCCGGCCCGTTCGTCGGCATCGCCGCCCCCGGCGTGGACATGATCTCCACCGTCCCCGGCGGTGGCCACTGCGCCGACAACGGCACCAGCTTCTCGGCCCCGTACGTCGCCGGGGTCGCCGCGCTGATCAAGGCCAAGCACCCCGACTGGACGCAGCGCCAGATCGTGGCCCAGCTCCAGCAGACGGCGGAACGCTCGGTGGCCGGCCACGACCGCCACGTGGGCTGGGGAGTCGTCGACCCGGTACGCGCCCTCACCGAGGACGACAAGCCCATCGACCGCCCGGTCGCGAGCGAAGGCATGAGCAAAGGCGAAGCCCCGACCACCGCCCAACTCCAGCTCGGCGAAACGGCCGACGAACGCAACGCCCGCCTCGCGACGTACGTCGTCGTGGGCGGCGGCGTCCTGGTGGCCGCGATCGCCGGTGCGGCAGTGGCCGTACGGGACATGAGGCGCCGTACGAGGCGGCTGGCGGGCGACAGCTGA
- a CDS encoding WXG100 family type VII secretion target, whose protein sequence is MSADQKVSAEALIRLEGQLTERFDSVKGQLKQLHATIDSLEGAWKGIGAGHFNQKQNEINRSMVGIGKELLRFQEAIKAARTISDNTEDQIKAALMGVDVVDGYSGDAAATARTSNLNNF, encoded by the coding sequence ATGTCAGCAGACCAGAAAGTCTCAGCTGAAGCCCTGATCAGGCTCGAAGGCCAGCTCACCGAGAGGTTCGACTCGGTGAAGGGGCAGCTCAAGCAGTTGCACGCAACGATCGACAGCCTGGAAGGTGCCTGGAAGGGCATCGGGGCCGGTCACTTCAACCAGAAGCAGAACGAGATCAACCGGAGCATGGTCGGCATCGGCAAGGAGCTGCTCCGCTTCCAGGAGGCCATCAAGGCCGCCCGCACCATTTCGGACAACACCGAGGACCAGATCAAGGCCGCCCTCATGGGTGTGGACGTCGTCGACGGCTACTCGGGCGACGCCGCGGCCACGGCCCGGACCTCGAACCTGAACAACTTCTGA
- the eccB gene encoding type VII secretion protein EccB — MASRRDELNAYTFAKRRLIAQFLQPNPTGSEEGAPRPLRAVVPGAIIGVVVLAVFGAWGMFKPVAPKNWDTPNENVIIASKSTTRYVVLTTDGKKQLHPVLNMSSAKLLLAQDKGKVVNVDESVLDDGTIPHGATLGIPYAPDRLPDPKDAGSAKRWAVCEQPGEGGRAIQKAAFVFAEREEGRTEGKAKLRGGEMMYVEGPDRTRYLVDAAGKAYPVTDDELLLRTLVDPDAKPQRVSAAWLATLHRGDRITFPTLDGVPGAPANVPGTLDAGTNKVGMVLAATAGTRTQQYVVLPDRVAPVSDFIAKLLLSSRDLDKLGQAGQEKPVGASAFSPGRAFGAELDWPVHEPKAVNSPDMTKGSRNTVCNVLRDVDADNGATTLSTWVGTRFPATLPTGSSSAYVTPGSGEFFRQFQGSRTDVGFLFLVTDTGLRYAMQSNSDSGQDDSGIGASGSKQEREARRQEAQQAQNLLGYKDVDPTPVPAAWSTFLPTGPRLSTGAASQPQGS; from the coding sequence ATGGCATCACGGCGGGATGAGCTCAACGCCTACACCTTTGCGAAGCGGAGGTTGATCGCACAGTTCCTGCAACCCAACCCGACCGGCTCCGAGGAAGGCGCACCGCGCCCGCTGCGCGCGGTCGTGCCGGGAGCGATCATCGGCGTCGTCGTCCTCGCCGTCTTCGGCGCCTGGGGCATGTTCAAGCCGGTGGCCCCCAAGAACTGGGACACCCCCAACGAGAACGTCATCATCGCCAGCAAGTCCACCACCCGCTATGTGGTGTTGACGACCGACGGCAAGAAGCAGCTCCACCCCGTCCTCAACATGTCCTCGGCCAAGCTCCTGCTCGCCCAGGACAAGGGCAAGGTCGTCAACGTCGACGAATCGGTTCTGGACGACGGCACGATCCCGCACGGCGCGACCCTCGGCATCCCGTACGCCCCCGACCGGCTGCCCGACCCCAAGGACGCCGGCTCCGCCAAGCGCTGGGCGGTCTGCGAGCAGCCCGGGGAGGGCGGCCGGGCCATCCAGAAGGCGGCCTTCGTCTTCGCCGAGCGCGAGGAGGGCAGGACCGAGGGCAAGGCGAAGCTGCGCGGTGGCGAGATGATGTACGTCGAGGGCCCCGACCGGACCCGCTACCTCGTCGACGCCGCGGGCAAGGCCTACCCCGTCACCGACGACGAACTGCTGCTGCGCACCCTGGTCGACCCCGACGCCAAGCCCCAGCGGGTCTCCGCCGCCTGGCTCGCGACGCTGCACCGGGGCGACCGGATCACCTTCCCGACCCTGGACGGCGTCCCCGGCGCCCCCGCGAACGTCCCGGGCACGCTGGACGCCGGCACCAACAAGGTCGGCATGGTCCTGGCCGCCACCGCCGGAACCAGGACCCAGCAGTACGTCGTCCTCCCCGACCGGGTCGCCCCCGTCTCGGACTTCATCGCCAAGCTCCTGCTCAGCAGCCGGGACCTGGACAAGCTCGGCCAGGCCGGCCAGGAGAAGCCGGTGGGCGCCTCGGCGTTCTCGCCGGGCCGGGCCTTCGGCGCGGAGCTGGACTGGCCCGTCCACGAGCCGAAGGCCGTCAACTCCCCGGACATGACGAAGGGAAGCCGTAACACCGTGTGCAACGTCCTGCGCGACGTCGACGCCGACAACGGCGCCACCACCCTCTCCACCTGGGTGGGTACGCGCTTCCCGGCGACGCTCCCCACCGGCTCCTCCAGCGCCTACGTCACCCCCGGATCCGGTGAGTTCTTCCGCCAGTTCCAGGGCTCCAGGACCGACGTCGGCTTCCTCTTCCTGGTCACCGACACCGGACTGCGCTACGCGATGCAGTCCAACAGCGACAGCGGGCAGGACGACTCCGGCATCGGCGCGTCCGGCTCGAAGCAGGAGCGGGAAGCGCGCCGGCAGGAGGCCCAGCAGGCGCAGAACCTGCTCGGCTACAAGGACGTCGACCCCACCCCGGTCCCGGCCGCCTGGTCCACGTTCCTGCCGACGGGCCCACGGCTCTCGACGGGCGCGGCGAGCCAGCCGCAGGGTTCGTGA
- the eccE gene encoding type VII secretion protein EccE, which translates to MGAATRERPGRSGRRASGSSRRQRSNGPAVTAPDTPSAAPAATTLRATARTGRVRPLRRQLLLIEAALAVAVVGAALGGAWLVPAGVLVVVLVLLAVVRRRGRALQEWLSGALTLRARRRAAAPAVDAEPMLAPVAENVPGFAPYIYVDRDHRTVGMLGDGTFLTAAVRVDASGEALRPASGARSLPLSLLGDALQVDDIVLESAQLVQQVRAAPAPHLPQQSVARLSYGPLQDRTGAPALRMTWVALKLDPELCREAVEARGGGIEGAQRALVRVADHVASRITGAGFRAVVLDQEELNSAVATSACANPLLSGRAGRPDAPPQRRTMETSRVWRCDDRWHTTYAVDRWPELGRGATPLPQLVALLTSVPAYATTFSLTVRRGARQGETSVSGQVRVTGGSDTELVGVRRTLEQAARHAKVGLARLDREQLPGVLATLPLGGAR; encoded by the coding sequence ATGGGTGCAGCTACGCGCGAGCGTCCCGGGCGATCCGGCCGCCGGGCCTCCGGTTCTTCCCGCCGGCAACGCAGCAACGGGCCGGCCGTCACAGCCCCTGACACCCCGTCGGCCGCCCCCGCCGCCACCACCCTGCGCGCCACCGCGCGGACCGGCCGGGTCCGGCCCCTGCGGCGGCAGCTGCTGCTCATCGAGGCGGCCCTCGCGGTGGCCGTGGTGGGCGCGGCGCTCGGCGGTGCCTGGCTGGTGCCCGCCGGCGTGCTCGTCGTGGTGCTGGTGCTGCTCGCGGTGGTACGCCGCCGGGGCCGCGCGCTCCAGGAATGGCTGTCGGGCGCCCTCACGCTCAGGGCCCGGCGGCGGGCGGCGGCTCCGGCCGTCGACGCGGAGCCGATGCTGGCCCCGGTCGCGGAGAACGTGCCCGGCTTCGCTCCTTATATCTATGTCGACCGGGACCACCGCACGGTGGGCATGCTCGGTGACGGCACCTTCCTGACGGCGGCGGTGCGGGTGGATGCGAGCGGCGAGGCGCTGCGGCCCGCGTCCGGCGCGCGCTCGCTGCCGCTGTCGCTGCTGGGCGATGCCCTCCAGGTCGACGACATCGTGCTGGAGTCGGCGCAGTTGGTGCAGCAGGTACGGGCGGCTCCCGCGCCGCATCTGCCGCAGCAGTCGGTGGCCCGCCTCTCGTACGGACCCCTCCAGGACCGGACCGGGGCGCCCGCGCTCCGGATGACCTGGGTCGCGCTGAAGCTGGACCCGGAGCTGTGCCGGGAGGCCGTCGAGGCGCGTGGCGGCGGGATCGAGGGGGCCCAGCGCGCTCTGGTACGGGTCGCGGACCATGTGGCGAGCCGGATCACGGGGGCCGGGTTCCGGGCCGTGGTGCTGGACCAGGAGGAGCTGAACTCGGCCGTCGCCACCTCCGCCTGCGCCAACCCCCTGCTGTCGGGACGCGCCGGACGGCCGGACGCTCCGCCGCAGCGGCGCACGATGGAGACCTCGCGGGTCTGGCGCTGCGACGACCGGTGGCACACCACGTACGCCGTGGACCGCTGGCCCGAGCTGGGCCGGGGGGCGACGCCGCTGCCGCAGCTGGTCGCGCTGCTGACGTCGGTCCCCGCGTACGCCACGACCTTCAGCCTGACCGTGCGGCGCGGGGCGCGGCAGGGCGAGACGAGCGTCAGCGGCCAGGTCCGGGTGACCGGCGGGTCGGACACGGAACTCGTCGGCGTACGAAGGACGTTGGAGCAGGCCGCCCGGCACGCCAAGGTGGGGCTGGCGCGGCTGGACCGCGAACAGCTGCCGGGCGTGCTGGCGACGCTCCCCCTGGGAGGAGCCCGGTGA
- a CDS encoding WXG100 family type VII secretion target, which translates to MATNDGTTVVTYASLDLAAASIDRQAKQLDQDLRAIKSMIASVSELWEGEAKSAYRSAQDRWDTQATGIKENLAQISRAVRDAETAYRSGDKRAAANFH; encoded by the coding sequence ATGGCCACCAACGACGGTACGACGGTCGTCACTTATGCCAGCCTCGACCTCGCGGCCGCCTCGATCGATCGTCAGGCCAAGCAGCTCGACCAGGACCTCCGGGCGATCAAGAGCATGATCGCCTCGGTCTCGGAGCTGTGGGAGGGCGAAGCCAAGTCCGCCTACCGCAGCGCGCAGGACCGCTGGGACACGCAGGCCACGGGCATCAAGGAGAACCTCGCCCAGATCTCCCGCGCCGTGCGCGACGCGGAGACGGCCTACCGCAGCGGTGACAAGCGGGCGGCGGCCAACTTCCACTAG
- a CDS encoding WXG100 family type VII secretion target has translation MSDENQPELTPAEQQKQDEGRVRTQLVVTDATELGREILSLFPFGGGGGRAGRTSFEGHDLNAIIDLVENANPADMENAGEALKKARDAIRSAAKELGHHIDKVDWQGDSGEAFRTWGKGLVAHAEKLGEFADAAGIQITVAATGLASVRSSMPPRDRRMIQTDVDDILFPARTDTNPAYAAALTVEKNRQEAINQINRLASYYAVSEEALAAQEPPRFDQKLGVDMPRPQGSKDGMPAEGVPRGADGLGTAPAPGPPVRAAAGELDAAAISSGRNPGEVLGPAPVLDKSTSTEINSVATPTAPTTLTSNAPSPSVSNGSGAGGAQTPPIGTNLGNQLPASSSRSTGSAGVSRSVSQVGRGFGKAVPAGGSATGAGSAGAPVGRPSPPSATGRSGGGTQPPVAGQSGVAGGRPMAAHGGTAAPGNSRTGQGNGIVGGTPQRATSGASGTGGARAVTRGTVIGGPGASGSAPPSGRRGAPVSGANGVVGVPRGTSGSGSKGFTAGGAGLVRGPAGRKKTDRKDEENTGSTRPDYLTEDEETWTARRRGAVPPVVE, from the coding sequence GTGAGCGACGAGAACCAGCCGGAACTGACCCCTGCCGAACAGCAGAAGCAGGACGAGGGCCGAGTCAGGACCCAGCTGGTCGTCACCGATGCGACGGAGCTGGGCAGGGAGATCCTGAGTCTGTTCCCTTTCGGAGGAGGTGGCGGCAGAGCAGGCCGTACCTCCTTCGAGGGACATGACCTCAACGCCATCATCGACTTGGTGGAGAACGCCAACCCGGCGGACATGGAGAACGCGGGCGAGGCACTCAAGAAGGCCAGGGACGCGATCCGGAGCGCGGCGAAGGAGCTGGGCCACCACATCGACAAGGTCGACTGGCAGGGCGACTCCGGCGAGGCGTTCCGCACGTGGGGCAAGGGCCTGGTCGCCCACGCCGAGAAGCTCGGCGAGTTCGCGGACGCGGCAGGCATCCAGATCACGGTGGCCGCCACGGGCCTGGCATCGGTGCGGAGTTCCATGCCGCCACGCGACCGTCGGATGATCCAGACGGACGTGGACGACATCCTGTTCCCGGCCCGCACCGATACCAACCCGGCGTACGCGGCGGCCCTCACGGTGGAGAAGAACCGCCAGGAGGCCATCAACCAGATCAACCGGCTGGCGTCGTACTACGCGGTGTCGGAGGAGGCGCTGGCTGCGCAGGAACCGCCGCGGTTCGATCAGAAGCTTGGCGTCGACATGCCCAGGCCGCAAGGTAGTAAGGACGGGATGCCCGCTGAGGGCGTGCCCAGAGGGGCAGACGGTCTCGGTACTGCTCCGGCACCGGGCCCCCCGGTGCGTGCGGCAGCAGGGGAGCTTGATGCTGCAGCCATCTCCAGCGGCCGGAACCCAGGCGAGGTCTTGGGCCCTGCTCCGGTGCTGGACAAGAGCACATCCACCGAGATCAACAGTGTCGCGACTCCTACCGCTCCTACGACGCTGACCAGCAACGCACCTTCCCCGTCGGTCTCCAATGGGTCAGGGGCAGGGGGCGCACAGACACCTCCCATCGGGACCAATCTCGGGAACCAGCTCCCGGCAAGCTCCTCACGGTCCACAGGATCGGCAGGCGTGTCCCGGTCCGTCAGCCAAGTTGGTAGAGGTTTCGGCAAGGCGGTTCCGGCAGGCGGGAGTGCCACGGGCGCAGGTAGTGCTGGCGCGCCTGTCGGACGACCGAGCCCGCCATCAGCAACGGGGCGCTCCGGTGGCGGTACGCAGCCGCCCGTGGCCGGTCAGTCCGGAGTGGCGGGCGGCCGTCCCATGGCGGCCCACGGCGGCACAGCAGCGCCGGGCAACTCTCGTACAGGACAGGGCAACGGCATCGTGGGTGGTACTCCGCAGCGGGCTACTTCCGGGGCCTCCGGAACTGGCGGGGCTCGTGCAGTGACGCGAGGAACGGTGATCGGCGGACCCGGGGCGAGCGGCAGTGCGCCGCCCTCCGGCCGGCGTGGCGCGCCTGTCTCGGGCGCCAATGGAGTGGTCGGCGTTCCCCGAGGAACGTCGGGCTCCGGTTCCAAGGGCTTCACAGCCGGGGGCGCAGGCCTTGTCCGTGGCCCTGCCGGTCGGAAGAAGACCGACCGTAAGGATGAGGAGAACACCGGGTCGACTCGTCCGGACTACCTGACGGAAGACGAAGAAACATGGACGGCCCGACGGCGCGGAGCCGTGCCGCCGGTGGTCGAGTAG
- a CDS encoding S8 family serine peptidase codes for MTAGMSRPQRRVLGALAVAAAWSVALTGAAQPAAAADVQSKQWYLGALQAEEMWKTSTGEGIKVAVIDTGVNPNTPSLKGQVLKGFDATGAAGDENDDYNGHGTNMAELIAGTGFGGGLKGLAPGVKIIPMRITDTEFQNEHSVNARDSEDAIRAAADSEAKIISMSFGSLYSTRGEREAVEYAESKGKLFFAAVGNDGAGSNKEEYPAAYPQVVGVASADRNGKVAEDSQNGNMVDIAAPGKEIPRWCDNSFQNYCYGGSGTSSATAIASASAALVWSAHPDWTANQVLNVLFETASRSWKKGDRSAYLGHGLIRPAMNILKGKGDPGDPDISPLTNERTGGSPASPAPSASAPQTPAQNERADQADETVAAGDSEKAADGGAPLSLIIGGIAGVAVLGGVVFAVVRRRGAA; via the coding sequence ATGACGGCGGGAATGAGTCGACCGCAGAGGCGCGTATTGGGTGCACTGGCGGTGGCCGCTGCGTGGAGCGTCGCCCTCACCGGAGCGGCACAGCCAGCCGCTGCAGCCGACGTGCAATCCAAGCAGTGGTACCTCGGCGCGCTGCAGGCTGAGGAAATGTGGAAGACCTCGACCGGTGAAGGCATCAAAGTCGCGGTCATCGACACGGGTGTCAACCCGAACACCCCCTCCCTGAAAGGGCAGGTGCTCAAAGGCTTTGATGCCACAGGGGCCGCTGGGGATGAGAATGACGATTACAACGGGCACGGCACGAATATGGCCGAGCTGATTGCCGGTACAGGATTCGGCGGAGGCCTTAAGGGGCTTGCCCCAGGGGTGAAAATTATCCCCATGCGTATTACCGACACGGAATTCCAAAACGAGCACTCTGTTAATGCTCGCGATTCTGAAGATGCCATTCGTGCCGCTGCGGACAGTGAAGCAAAGATTATCAGTATGTCCTTCGGTAGCCTGTACTCCACGAGGGGTGAGCGCGAGGCGGTTGAGTACGCCGAAAGCAAAGGGAAGCTGTTCTTCGCTGCCGTCGGTAACGATGGTGCAGGGAGCAACAAGGAGGAGTATCCAGCCGCCTACCCTCAGGTGGTAGGTGTCGCATCGGCGGATCGGAACGGGAAGGTGGCGGAGGATTCACAGAACGGGAACATGGTGGATATCGCTGCCCCTGGAAAAGAAATTCCGCGATGGTGTGACAATTCATTCCAGAATTACTGTTATGGCGGAAGCGGTACCAGTTCCGCCACAGCCATCGCCTCCGCCTCCGCCGCCCTCGTCTGGTCCGCCCACCCCGACTGGACCGCCAACCAGGTCCTCAACGTCCTCTTCGAGACGGCTAGCCGTAGTTGGAAGAAGGGCGACCGCAGCGCTTACCTCGGCCACGGCCTCATCCGCCCCGCGATGAACATCCTCAAGGGCAAGGGCGACCCCGGAGACCCGGACATCAGCCCCCTCACCAACGAGCGCACCGGCGGCTCCCCAGCGTCGCCCGCCCCCTCAGCCTCCGCCCCCCAAACGCCCGCTCAGAACGAGAGAGCCGATCAGGCCGACGAGACCGTCGCCGCAGGCGACAGCGAGAAGGCGGCGGACGGCGGCGCCCCCCTGAGCCTGATCATCGGCGGCATCGCAGGCGTCGCCGTCCTCGGGGGCGTGGTCTTCGCCGTCGTCCGCAGACGCGGCGCGGCCTGA